The Methylocystis sp. ATCC 49242 region GCCGCCGCCATCCAGCGCGCGAGACGCTTCAAGGGCGGCGGCGCCGATCGCGACGCCGGTGGAGAGCGACAATTGCTGGCCGACCGCGGTGAAGCTCGTCGCATTGCTCATCGATTCCTGGCTGATGTCCGCATAGCCGATGGCGTTGAGCGCAGTGAATTGCAGCGAACGATAGAAGCCGCCGACGAGCAGCACGGACATGATGAGCCAATGCGGCGTCGCCGCCGTGAAACAGGCGTTGACGACGAGAAAGGTCGACGAGATCACCGCATTGACGATCAATACGCGGCGAAACCCGAAACGCTTCAGTATCGGCTGCGCCGTCGTCTTCATCGCCATGGCGCCCGCCGCCGCAACAAAGGTCAGCAGGCCGGACTGATAGGCGGAGAGATTGAAGCCGGCCTGCAGCATCAGCGGCAGCAGGAAGGGCAGGGCGCCGAGTCCGATGCGAAACAGAAACCCGCCATAGATCGCCGCCGCAAATGTGGGGATGCGAAGGAGCCGCAAATCGATGATCGGATGCTCGGCGCGCCGGGCATGCCGGACATAGGCGAGCAGGGCGGTTGCGCCGATGGCGATGACCAGCGCCGCGACGGGCGCCGGCGCGAAGCCGCGTCCCGCGATGGTGAATCCGAACACGAGACACGACAGGCCGACGCCCGACAGCACCGCGCCTTCCAGATCGAGCGGGCGCACGTTCTCCTCAAAAAGATCGGGTATGAAACGCGTCACGAGCGCCACGCCGAGAAGGCCGATC contains the following coding sequences:
- a CDS encoding DHA2 family efflux MFS transporter permease subunit, whose amino-acid sequence is MSSFLVTPLIVATALFMEQLDGSVLATALPAMAADLHEDPVALKLALTSYLLSLAVFIPLSGWAADKFGARRIFRAAIVVFTLGSILCGFSGSLATIVAARVVQGLGGAMMVPVGRLVLLRTAPRHELVRAMAWLTIPALIGPLIGPPFGGFIATYLHWRYIFWINVPIGLLGVALVTRFIPDLFEENVRPLDLEGAVLSGVGLSCLVFGFTIAGRGFAPAPVAALVIAIGATALLAYVRHARRAEHPIIDLRLLRIPTFAAAIYGGFLFRIGLGALPFLLPLMLQAGFNLSAYQSGLLTFVAAAGAMAMKTTAQPILKRFGFRRVLIVNAVISSTFLVVNACFTAATPHWLIMSVLLVGGFYRSLQFTALNAIGYADISQESMSNATSFTAVGQQLSLSTGVAIGAAALEASRALDGGGALRAEDFAPAFYVVATISALSAALFWRLAPDAGDELVGRTRPLAPPRS